Proteins encoded together in one Altererythrobacter epoxidivorans window:
- the greA gene encoding transcription elongation factor GreA: MATMEKVPMLAEGYERLTADLKTLRAERPKIVDAIEEARAHGDLSENAEYHAAKERQGQVEAQIAELEDKVSRAQIIDPATLSGDKIIFGATITLLDEDDKPVKYQIVGQTEADAGKGRISYNSPIARALIGKEVGEEVEVTVPSGDKFYLVDKIEFI, translated from the coding sequence ATGGCTACGATGGAAAAAGTTCCGATGCTCGCCGAGGGTTACGAGCGGCTCACTGCCGATCTCAAGACGCTCCGTGCGGAACGCCCGAAGATTGTCGATGCGATCGAGGAAGCCCGCGCGCATGGCGACCTTTCGGAAAATGCCGAATACCATGCTGCGAAGGAACGGCAGGGCCAGGTAGAGGCGCAGATCGCCGAACTGGAAGACAAGGTCAGTCGCGCCCAGATCATCGATCCCGCCACGCTGTCGGGTGACAAGATTATCTTCGGTGCAACGATCACCCTGCTCGATGAAGACGACAAGCCGGTCAAATACCAGATCGTCGGTCAGACCGAAGCCGATGCCGGCAAAGGCCGCATCTCCTACAATTCGCCCATCGCCCGCGCCTTGATCGGCAAGGAAGTCGGCGAAGAGGTAGAGGTGACCGTTCCTTCGGGTGACAAGTTCTACCTCGTCGACAAGATCGAGTTCATCTGA
- a CDS encoding phage holin family protein gives MREEDLPNERQEEHGVEDEFDAAMLGEDEAGYSGGSLTDDVVALFEDGKTYVEAELAYQKSRAAFAAENGKSAALLGISAFALIHLALIALVVGAIIALAPIVTAFGAIAIVVGVLLAAAFALVVMMRRHTRAIGKAFSEGEK, from the coding sequence ATGCGTGAGGAGGACCTGCCGAATGAACGGCAGGAAGAGCACGGCGTCGAAGACGAATTCGACGCCGCAATGCTCGGCGAAGATGAGGCAGGCTACTCCGGTGGCTCGCTGACGGATGATGTCGTTGCCCTGTTCGAGGATGGCAAGACTTATGTCGAGGCCGAACTGGCCTACCAGAAGTCCCGCGCCGCCTTTGCAGCAGAGAACGGCAAGTCCGCGGCACTGCTCGGCATATCGGCCTTTGCGCTCATCCACCTCGCGCTCATCGCCCTGGTTGTCGGGGCAATTATTGCACTAGCTCCGATCGTAACCGCCTTCGGAGCCATCGCGATCGTCGTAGGCGTCCTTCTTGCCGCGGCTTTCGCGCTCGTCGTCATGATGCGACGTCACACGCGGGCCATCGGCAAGGCATTTTCGGAAGGCGAGAAATGA
- a CDS encoding DUF4170 domain-containing protein: MEETETNQKLHLVMGGRVKDPRSMEFADPESLHVVGVFSNYDAAVDAWRANAQRTVDDAEMRYVVVHIHRLLTPDA; the protein is encoded by the coding sequence ATGGAAGAAACCGAAACCAACCAGAAGCTCCACCTCGTGATGGGTGGCCGCGTAAAAGATCCGCGCAGCATGGAATTTGCTGATCCCGAAAGCCTCCATGTCGTAGGCGTCTTCAGCAATTATGACGCAGCGGTCGATGCATGGCGCGCCAATGCGCAGCGCACTGTCGACGACGCCGAGATGCGTTATGTGGTGGTGCACATCCACAGGCTGCTGACGCCGGACGCCTGA
- the ribB gene encoding 3,4-dihydroxy-2-butanone-4-phosphate synthase codes for MSTNIIDKVRDLVTSGSMTRAGLARAAGLHANTLRDCGDASWNPTNETLVKLENFLLHNDDRPALVGIEEIIDEARNGRMYILVDDEDRENEGDLIIPAQMATPTAINFMATHGRGLICLALDRKRVETLGLQPMSRDNRESMQTAFTTSIEAKEGVTTGISAADRARTVSVAIDATKGPDDIVTPGHVFPLTARDGGVLVRAGHTEAAVDISRLAGLNPSGVICEIMNEDGSMARLDDLIAFARKHDLKIGTIRDLIEYRSRNDHLVERISERAFESDYGGQWRLMTYRNKVDGSEAYVIQKGHVVPGEPTLTRVHPISIFDDLLGQSGPRKRTLQRAMKAVGEHGSGVIVLITARYSEVANRGPDHEHRNVGIGSQILADLNIHDMILLSNSQPNVVAIEGYGLNIVDHMPIPD; via the coding sequence ATGAGCACAAACATCATCGATAAAGTCCGCGATCTCGTCACATCGGGCAGTATGACCCGCGCTGGCCTGGCACGCGCTGCCGGGCTTCACGCCAACACTCTCAGAGATTGCGGTGACGCCAGTTGGAACCCGACAAACGAAACGCTGGTGAAGCTGGAAAACTTCCTTCTCCATAACGATGATCGCCCGGCATTGGTCGGCATAGAAGAGATCATCGATGAAGCCCGCAATGGTCGGATGTACATTCTCGTCGATGATGAAGATCGCGAGAATGAAGGCGATCTGATCATTCCGGCCCAGATGGCCACGCCGACCGCAATCAATTTCATGGCCACGCATGGCCGGGGACTGATCTGTCTCGCGCTCGACCGAAAGCGTGTCGAAACGCTCGGGTTGCAGCCGATGAGCCGCGACAATCGTGAAAGCATGCAGACTGCCTTCACGACCTCGATCGAGGCAAAAGAAGGCGTGACGACCGGCATTTCGGCAGCGGACCGTGCCCGAACCGTGTCAGTTGCGATCGACGCCACGAAGGGTCCGGACGACATCGTGACCCCTGGCCACGTTTTCCCCCTGACTGCTCGCGATGGCGGCGTTCTGGTTCGCGCCGGCCATACGGAAGCGGCTGTCGACATTTCGCGTCTCGCCGGCCTCAACCCCTCGGGTGTGATTTGCGAGATCATGAACGAAGACGGTTCGATGGCGCGACTGGACGACCTGATCGCATTTGCTCGCAAGCATGACCTGAAGATCGGCACCATCCGCGACCTCATCGAGTACCGCAGCCGGAACGACCACCTGGTCGAGCGGATCAGTGAACGTGCATTCGAATCCGATTACGGCGGCCAGTGGCGGCTGATGACCTATCGCAACAAGGTCGATGGTAGCGAAGCATATGTCATCCAGAAGGGGCACGTCGTCCCCGGCGAGCCAACGTTGACCCGCGTACACCCGATCTCCATTTTCGATGATCTGCTGGGCCAGTCTGGCCCACGCAAGCGGACCCTGCAGCGCGCGATGAAGGCTGTGGGCGAGCACGGATCAGGCGTGATCGTCCTGATCACCGCGCGTTATTCGGAAGTCGCCAACCGCGGGCCCGACCACGAACACCGCAATGTCGGCATCGGTTCGCAAATCCTGGCCGACCTGAATATTCACGACATGATCCTGCTCAGCAATTCTCAGCCCAATGTCGTGGCGATCGAGGGCTACGGCCTCAATATCGTCGACCATATGCCGATCCCGGACTGA
- the eno gene encoding phosphopyruvate hydratase, whose translation MTAIIDIHGREILDSRGNPTVEVDVLLEDGSFGRAAVPSGASTGAHEAVELRDGDKTRYLGKGVLKAVDGVNGEIADAILGLDAEDQRDIDLAMLELDGTPNKGRIGANAILGTSLAVAKAAANARGLPLYSYLGGVAAHRLPVPMMNIINGGEHADNPIDIQEFMIMPVGAESIAEAVRWGAEIFHTLKKGLSDKGLATAVGDEGGFAPNLASTRDALDFIMASIEQAGFKPGGDVVLALDCASTEFFADGRYDMAGEGTSLSPAEMADYLAELCKAYPIRSIEDGMAEDDFEGWKLLTDKIGDKVQLVGDDLFVTNPERLSMGIEKGLANSLLVKVNQIGTLTETLAAVEMAHRAGYTSVMSHRSGETEDATIADLAVATNCGQIKTGSLARSDRLAKYNQLIRIEEELGTSAVYAGFNAFGRLAG comes from the coding sequence ATGACCGCGATTATCGACATTCATGGCCGTGAAATCCTCGACAGCCGTGGCAACCCAACAGTCGAAGTCGACGTGCTTCTGGAAGACGGCAGCTTCGGCCGGGCGGCGGTCCCTTCGGGTGCCTCCACTGGCGCGCATGAAGCGGTTGAACTGCGTGACGGCGACAAGACGCGCTATCTCGGAAAAGGCGTCCTGAAGGCGGTCGACGGGGTGAACGGAGAGATTGCGGACGCGATCCTCGGCCTCGATGCAGAAGACCAGCGCGACATCGATCTCGCCATGCTCGAGCTCGACGGCACGCCGAACAAGGGCCGGATCGGCGCCAACGCCATTCTCGGGACCAGCCTTGCCGTGGCCAAGGCAGCTGCGAACGCCCGTGGCCTGCCGCTCTATTCCTATCTCGGTGGTGTCGCAGCGCATCGGCTTCCGGTTCCGATGATGAACATCATCAATGGCGGCGAACACGCCGACAACCCGATCGACATCCAGGAATTCATGATCATGCCCGTCGGTGCGGAAAGCATCGCAGAGGCAGTGCGGTGGGGCGCGGAAATCTTCCATACGCTGAAGAAGGGCCTGTCGGACAAGGGGCTCGCAACCGCAGTCGGTGACGAAGGCGGTTTTGCACCCAACCTCGCATCGACCCGCGATGCGCTCGATTTCATCATGGCTTCGATCGAGCAGGCCGGGTTCAAGCCGGGCGGCGATGTCGTTCTCGCGCTCGATTGCGCTTCGACCGAATTCTTTGCCGACGGCCGGTACGACATGGCGGGCGAGGGCACCTCGCTGAGCCCCGCCGAGATGGCAGACTATCTCGCCGAGCTTTGCAAGGCTTACCCGATCCGCTCGATCGAGGATGGCATGGCTGAAGATGACTTCGAGGGTTGGAAGCTTTTGACCGACAAGATTGGCGACAAGGTCCAGCTCGTCGGCGACGACCTGTTCGTGACCAACCCCGAACGCCTTTCGATGGGCATCGAGAAGGGCCTGGCAAATTCGCTTCTCGTAAAGGTCAACCAGATCGGGACACTGACCGAAACGCTCGCTGCCGTAGAGATGGCCCACCGTGCCGGATATACGTCGGTCATGAGCCACCGGTCCGGCGAGACCGAGGATGCGACCATTGCCGACCTGGCAGTCGCCACCAACTGCGGGCAGATCAAGACCGGGTCGCTTGCCCGTTCCGACCGGCTTGCAAAGTACAACCAGCTTATCCGGATCGAAGAGGAACTGGGCACGAGCGCGGTCTATGCCGGTTTCAACGCATTCGGACGACTTGCTGGGTAG
- the ribH gene encoding 6,7-dimethyl-8-ribityllumazine synthase produces the protein MARFLIVEARFYAHLNDMLVAGARSALEAAGHEVEVLTVPGALEIPGAIALAAESGQYDGFVAIGVVIRGETYHFEIVAGESARAIMALTMDGIAIGNGILTVESEEQAIVRADAAQKDKGGEAAKAAMALLDLQSKFAG, from the coding sequence ATGGCCCGCTTTCTTATCGTCGAAGCACGTTTCTACGCCCACCTGAACGACATGCTCGTCGCAGGTGCGCGCTCGGCTCTCGAAGCGGCAGGGCACGAGGTAGAGGTTCTAACCGTCCCCGGTGCGCTGGAAATCCCGGGGGCAATCGCACTTGCAGCCGAGAGCGGGCAATACGACGGCTTCGTTGCAATCGGTGTCGTTATCCGCGGCGAGACCTACCACTTTGAAATCGTCGCCGGTGAAAGCGCACGCGCAATCATGGCACTGACGATGGACGGTATCGCGATTGGCAACGGCATTTTGACGGTCGAGAGCGAGGAACAGGCGATCGTACGTGCAGATGCTGCGCAGAAGGACAAGGGCGGCGAAGCGGCCAAAGCAGCGATGGCCCTGCTCGACCTCCAGTCGAAGTTTGCGGGATAA
- the carB gene encoding carbamoyl-phosphate synthase large subunit, which yields MPKRTDISSILVIGAGPIIIGQACEFDYSGTQAIKALKEDGYRVILVNSNPATIMTDPEFADATYIEPITPEIVAKIIEKERPDAVLPTMGGQTALNCALALDSMGVLEKFGVEMIGAKADAIDKAENRQRFRAAMDKIGLESARSGVAHTLDEAFAVLETTGLPSIIRPSFTLGGTGGGIAYNKAEFERIVREGLDASPTTEVLIEESLLGWKEYEMEVVRDKHDNAIIICSIENVDPMGVHTGDSITVAPALTLTDKEYQIMRTASIEVLREIGVETGGSNVQFAVNPADGRLIVIEMNPRVSRSSALASKATGFPIARVAAKLAVGYTLDEITNEITGATPASFEPTIDYVVTKIPRFAFEKFKGAKPELATAMKSVGEVMAIGRNFQESVQKALRGLETGLDGFNRVTELEGVSREVITAALSKRTPDRLLQVAQAFREGMSVEEIHTVTSYDPWFLRQIEEIIAAEKRIGEEGLPREAADLRRLKAMGFSDKRLATLAVRSVGVAGGLAETQARRSGLLHDALKVMAGATSEKEVCELRHKLGVHPVFKRIDSCAAEFEAITPYMYSTYEAPTFGEPENEAQPSDRKKIVILGGGPNRIGQGIEFDYCCVHACFALAEAGFETIMVNCNPETVSTDYDTSDRLYFEPLTAEDVLEILRVEQSRGELVGVIVQFGGQTPLKLAQALEDAGIPILGTSPDAIDLAEDRERFAKLVNKLKLKQPENGIAYSRDEAAAVAARIGYPVLLRPSYVLGGRAMEIVDSEAQLDDYIKTAVNVSGESPVLVDQYLRDAIECDVDALCDGEEVRIAGVMQHIEEAGVHSGDSACTLPPYSLPAEIIEEMERQAVSLAKALNVVGLMNVQFAVKDGEVYLIEVNPRASRTVPFVAKAIGQPVAKIASRVMAGEKLATFEPFKRDLPYMAVKEAVFPFARFPGSDPILSPEMKSTGEVMGIDRNFEAAFYKSQLGAGMKLPTGGTVFVSVKNTDKGPIVPAVRSLIEQGFNVIATGGTQTFLSEQGLEVERVNKVAEGQPHIVDRIIDGEVDLIFNTTEGWQSLLDSKSIRASALEAKVPYYTTAAASIAATSAIRAVNASQLEVRSLQDYYS from the coding sequence ATGCCCAAACGTACTGACATCTCCTCGATCCTCGTCATTGGCGCCGGTCCGATCATCATCGGACAGGCTTGCGAGTTCGACTATTCCGGCACGCAGGCGATCAAGGCGCTGAAGGAAGACGGCTATCGCGTCATCCTGGTAAACTCGAACCCGGCCACGATCATGACCGATCCTGAGTTCGCCGATGCGACTTATATCGAGCCGATCACGCCCGAAATCGTCGCCAAGATCATCGAGAAAGAGCGACCCGATGCTGTGCTGCCCACGATGGGCGGGCAGACCGCATTGAACTGCGCGCTGGCGCTCGATTCCATGGGCGTGCTGGAGAAGTTCGGTGTCGAGATGATCGGGGCCAAGGCGGACGCGATCGACAAGGCGGAAAATCGCCAGCGTTTCCGCGCTGCAATGGACAAAATCGGGCTTGAAAGCGCGCGCTCAGGCGTGGCGCATACGCTGGACGAGGCTTTCGCGGTTCTCGAAACCACCGGACTGCCCTCTATCATCCGCCCCAGCTTCACGCTCGGCGGCACCGGCGGCGGCATCGCTTACAACAAGGCCGAATTCGAGCGCATCGTTCGCGAAGGTCTCGACGCGTCACCCACCACCGAGGTTCTGATCGAGGAATCGCTGCTCGGTTGGAAGGAATATGAGATGGAGGTCGTGCGCGACAAGCACGACAACGCCATCATCATCTGCTCGATCGAGAATGTCGATCCGATGGGCGTTCACACTGGGGACTCGATCACCGTTGCCCCTGCGCTTACGCTGACCGACAAGGAATACCAGATCATGCGCACCGCCAGCATCGAGGTGCTGCGCGAGATCGGCGTCGAGACGGGCGGCTCCAACGTTCAGTTCGCGGTCAATCCGGCAGACGGCCGTTTGATCGTGATCGAGATGAACCCGCGCGTGTCACGCTCATCGGCGCTGGCTTCAAAGGCAACCGGCTTCCCGATTGCGCGCGTCGCGGCGAAACTGGCGGTCGGTTACACGCTGGACGAGATCACGAACGAGATCACCGGCGCAACGCCTGCCAGCTTCGAACCGACCATCGACTATGTCGTGACCAAGATTCCGCGCTTCGCCTTTGAGAAATTCAAGGGGGCCAAGCCCGAACTCGCCACCGCGATGAAGTCGGTGGGCGAGGTCATGGCGATCGGCCGCAACTTTCAGGAAAGCGTGCAAAAGGCATTGCGCGGCCTCGAAACCGGTCTCGACGGGTTCAATCGCGTGACCGAGCTGGAAGGCGTTTCGCGCGAAGTCATCACCGCAGCACTTTCGAAGCGAACGCCGGACCGTCTGCTGCAAGTCGCACAGGCATTCCGCGAGGGGATGAGCGTTGAGGAAATCCACACGGTCACTTCCTACGACCCCTGGTTCCTGCGCCAGATCGAGGAGATCATCGCCGCTGAAAAGCGTATCGGCGAAGAAGGCCTCCCGCGCGAGGCTGCCGACCTGCGCCGCCTGAAAGCGATGGGCTTTTCCGACAAGCGCCTTGCCACGCTGGCCGTCCGTTCCGTGGGCGTGGCCGGCGGGCTTGCCGAAACTCAGGCGCGCCGCTCGGGCCTGTTGCACGATGCGCTCAAGGTCATGGCGGGTGCGACCAGCGAGAAGGAAGTGTGCGAACTGCGGCACAAGCTGGGCGTGCATCCGGTGTTCAAGCGGATCGACAGCTGCGCCGCCGAGTTCGAAGCGATCACGCCCTACATGTACTCGACCTACGAAGCGCCAACCTTTGGCGAACCGGAGAACGAGGCGCAGCCTTCCGACCGCAAGAAGATAGTCATCCTCGGCGGCGGTCCCAACCGCATCGGCCAGGGCATCGAGTTCGACTATTGCTGCGTTCACGCCTGTTTCGCTCTGGCCGAAGCGGGCTTCGAAACGATCATGGTCAACTGCAACCCGGAAACGGTTTCGACCGATTACGACACATCGGACCGCCTCTATTTCGAACCGCTGACCGCAGAAGACGTGCTCGAAATCCTCCGGGTAGAGCAGTCTCGCGGTGAGCTGGTTGGCGTCATCGTGCAGTTCGGCGGTCAGACTCCGTTGAAACTGGCGCAGGCGCTGGAAGATGCGGGCATTCCGATCCTCGGCACATCACCCGACGCGATCGACCTTGCAGAAGACCGCGAGCGCTTTGCCAAGCTGGTCAACAAGTTGAAACTGAAGCAGCCGGAGAACGGCATCGCCTACAGCCGCGACGAAGCCGCTGCGGTCGCTGCGCGCATTGGCTATCCGGTGCTGCTGCGCCCAAGCTACGTCCTTGGCGGACGTGCGATGGAGATCGTCGACAGCGAAGCGCAGCTGGACGACTACATCAAGACCGCCGTCAACGTGTCGGGCGAAAGCCCGGTCCTGGTCGACCAGTACCTGCGCGACGCAATCGAATGCGACGTCGACGCACTCTGCGATGGCGAGGAAGTGCGCATCGCCGGCGTAATGCAGCATATCGAGGAAGCCGGCGTTCACTCGGGCGATAGCGCCTGCACCCTGCCGCCATACTCTCTGCCTGCAGAGATCATCGAGGAGATGGAGCGCCAGGCGGTCTCGCTCGCCAAGGCGTTGAACGTCGTTGGCCTGATGAACGTCCAGTTCGCGGTGAAGGATGGCGAGGTTTACCTGATCGAAGTGAACCCGCGTGCAAGCCGCACTGTGCCCTTCGTCGCAAAGGCCATTGGACAGCCCGTTGCCAAGATCGCGAGCCGGGTGATGGCTGGCGAAAAGCTTGCCACGTTCGAACCCTTCAAGCGCGACCTGCCCTACATGGCAGTGAAGGAGGCCGTGTTCCCCTTCGCCCGTTTCCCGGGAAGCGATCCGATCCTGAGCCCCGAAATGAAATCGACGGGTGAAGTCATGGGCATCGATCGCAATTTCGAAGCGGCTTTCTACAAGTCGCAGCTCGGTGCCGGGATGAAGCTGCCCACCGGAGGAACGGTCTTCGTTTCGGTGAAGAATACCGACAAGGGTCCGATCGTCCCGGCGGTTCGCTCGCTGATCGAACAAGGTTTCAACGTTATCGCCACCGGGGGAACGCAAACTTTCCTGAGCGAGCAGGGGCTGGAAGTCGAGCGCGTCAACAAGGTTGCGGAAGGACAGCCGCATATCGTCGACCGGATTATCGATGGCGAAGTGGACCTGATCTTCAATACCACCGAGGGCTGGCAGAGCTTGCTGGACTCCAAATCGATCCGTGCATCCGCGCTCGAGGCGAAGGTTCCGTATTACACGACTGCTGCCGCTTCGATTGCTGCAACAAGCGCAATTCGTGCAGTTAATGCAAGCCAGCTTGAAGTCCGCTCGTTGCAGGACTATTATAGCTGA
- a CDS encoding GatB/YqeY domain-containing protein, with protein sequence MLRDDIKTATVTAMKAGDKDRTATLRLIGAKIKDRDIELRTSSKEVADDDLVTEVLQKMAKQRRESITMYVDGGREELADQERRELAVIDEFLPQMLSEEETKAAIADVKASIGADSIKDMGRVMAELKARHGAVLDMSMASALVKQSY encoded by the coding sequence ATGCTCCGCGACGACATCAAGACCGCCACCGTCACCGCCATGAAGGCCGGTGACAAGGACCGCACGGCGACACTTCGCCTGATCGGCGCCAAGATCAAGGACCGCGACATCGAGCTGCGCACCTCCTCGAAAGAGGTCGCAGACGACGATCTCGTCACCGAAGTACTACAAAAAATGGCCAAGCAGCGGCGCGAGTCGATAACCATGTATGTTGACGGTGGTCGCGAGGAACTGGCCGACCAGGAACGCCGCGAACTGGCAGTTATCGATGAGTTCCTGCCTCAGATGCTTAGCGAGGAAGAAACGAAGGCTGCGATTGCGGATGTGAAGGCAAGCATTGGCGCCGATTCCATTAAGGATATGGGCCGCGTCATGGCGGAACTGAAGGCGCGCCACGGCGCTGTACTGGACATGAGCATGGCCAGCGCACTGGTCAAACAGAGCTATTGA
- a CDS encoding DUF6680 family protein, whose amino-acid sequence MTSSDWITIAAIVIGPIVAVGITLWIEGRRKRQDAKLITLRLLLSSRDFPSDPSYQVAIKLVPVEFNDCPSVLSAHREFLEAANVDTENMSDEQVRKVGENTSVKLTRLLFEMSKAAGLSLRETDIQTGGFGSRGFYYRDNLLQDSQKAMRDVANILWMQTRLLGGETWEQITQQESTEPVEQPEKVAPPAK is encoded by the coding sequence GTGACTTCATCGGATTGGATCACAATCGCCGCAATAGTCATCGGCCCAATCGTAGCGGTCGGGATTACCCTTTGGATTGAGGGCCGTCGCAAACGACAAGATGCGAAGCTCATTACGTTGCGCTTGCTGTTGTCTTCGCGAGATTTTCCTAGCGATCCGTCCTATCAGGTCGCAATCAAGCTAGTGCCAGTTGAGTTTAACGATTGCCCATCCGTTCTTTCCGCGCATCGTGAATTCTTAGAAGCGGCAAACGTCGACACCGAAAATATGTCTGACGAGCAAGTCCGAAAGGTCGGGGAAAATACATCGGTGAAGCTCACTCGGCTCTTGTTTGAGATGTCGAAAGCAGCGGGTCTAAGCTTGCGAGAAACTGACATACAAACTGGCGGTTTCGGAAGCCGAGGATTCTATTATCGCGACAACCTTTTGCAGGATTCGCAGAAGGCGATGAGAGATGTAGCTAATATATTGTGGATGCAGACCCGACTGCTCGGGGGCGAAACTTGGGAGCAAATCACTCAGCAAGAATCGACAGAGCCCGTCGAGCAACCTGAAAAAGTGGCTCCGCCTGCCAAGTAG
- the carA gene encoding glutamine-hydrolyzing carbamoyl-phosphate synthase small subunit — protein MASAASTPAQPKGATGVLVLADGSVIWGKGFGATGSAVGEVCFNTAMTGYQEVMTDPSYAAQIVTFTFPHIGNVGANAEDIESKVEGAIGCVTREDVTAPSNFRSELTFTDWMEKNGKIGLSGVDTRALTRKIRLAGAPNAVIAHDPAGNFDIPALLQRAKDWAGLEGMDLATRVSREAQEDWGGGYWRLGHGYGRADWSGKPHVVAIDYGAKDNIFRNLVKAGAKVTVVPAKTSLEDILALEPAGVFLSNGPGDPAATGEYAVPVIKALLDRDIPLFGICLGHQMLALAAGAKTTKMHQGHRGANHPVQRVGEAWGETQGLVEITSMNHGFAVDADTLPPEVEQTHVSLFDGSNCGISITGKKAFGVQYHPEASPGPQDSFYLFEKFVGMLG, from the coding sequence ATGGCTTCTGCCGCCTCTACTCCTGCGCAACCTAAAGGTGCGACGGGAGTCCTCGTTCTGGCCGACGGAAGCGTGATCTGGGGCAAGGGCTTCGGCGCCACCGGAAGTGCGGTGGGCGAAGTTTGCTTCAACACCGCTATGACCGGCTATCAGGAAGTGATGACCGATCCGTCCTACGCGGCACAGATCGTCACCTTCACATTCCCCCACATCGGTAACGTCGGCGCCAATGCCGAAGATATCGAGAGCAAGGTCGAAGGGGCCATCGGCTGCGTAACGCGCGAGGACGTGACCGCGCCGAGCAATTTCCGCAGCGAGCTGACCTTTACCGACTGGATGGAGAAGAACGGCAAGATCGGGCTTTCGGGCGTCGATACCCGCGCGCTGACCCGCAAGATCCGCCTTGCCGGCGCACCCAATGCCGTGATCGCGCACGATCCGGCGGGCAATTTCGATATTCCCGCGCTGCTCCAGAGGGCAAAGGACTGGGCCGGGCTGGAGGGCATGGACCTCGCCACACGCGTCAGCCGCGAAGCGCAGGAAGACTGGGGCGGCGGTTACTGGCGGCTTGGCCACGGCTATGGCCGTGCCGATTGGTCGGGCAAGCCGCATGTCGTCGCGATCGATTACGGCGCGAAGGACAACATCTTCCGCAATCTGGTGAAGGCTGGGGCGAAGGTGACGGTGGTTCCGGCCAAGACCAGCCTTGAGGATATCCTTGCACTGGAACCGGCGGGTGTGTTCCTTTCCAACGGTCCGGGCGATCCGGCAGCGACGGGTGAATATGCCGTGCCGGTGATCAAGGCGTTGCTCGACCGCGACATCCCGCTGTTCGGCATCTGCCTCGGCCATCAGATGCTGGCGCTGGCGGCGGGTGCCAAGACCACCAAGATGCACCAGGGCCACCGCGGCGCGAACCACCCGGTACAGCGCGTGGGCGAGGCATGGGGCGAAACGCAGGGCCTCGTCGAGATCACCAGCATGAACCACGGCTTCGCGGTCGATGCCGACACCCTACCGCCTGAAGTCGAGCAGACCCACGTTTCGCTCTTCGACGGCTCCAACTGCGGGATCAGCATTACCGGCAAGAAGGCCTTCGGCGTGCAGTACCACCCCGAGGCAAGCCCTGGTCCACAGGACAGCTTCTACCTGTTCGAGAAGTTCGTGGGGATGCTGGGGTGA
- a CDS encoding GNAT family N-acetyltransferase gives MAYSIREYRDGDATALARLLAEAIAVIGPHRYSEAQVAAWGARHPGPDRLKQRVDDGAMIFVAADSHDVPVAYAMLEPDGHLDHLYCHPDHTRRGLALEVLMAAESKARQLGVERLFTEASELARAAFERAGYEVTHRRDFEIVHDGKAVPIHNYAMEKRLD, from the coding sequence GTGGCCTATTCCATCCGCGAATATCGCGACGGCGACGCCACTGCCCTTGCGAGGCTGCTCGCCGAAGCGATCGCCGTCATCGGGCCACATAGATATAGCGAAGCGCAAGTGGCCGCCTGGGGTGCACGTCACCCCGGGCCGGACCGCCTGAAGCAACGCGTCGATGACGGGGCGATGATCTTCGTTGCCGCGGACAGCCATGATGTGCCGGTGGCCTATGCGATGCTGGAACCCGATGGCCATCTGGACCATCTATACTGCCATCCCGACCATACACGGCGCGGCCTGGCCCTCGAGGTACTGATGGCCGCTGAATCGAAGGCGCGACAGCTTGGCGTGGAGCGCCTTTTCACGGAGGCAAGCGAGCTAGCCCGCGCAGCATTCGAGCGGGCAGGCTACGAGGTCACGCACCGGCGCGACTTCGAGATCGTTCACGACGGCAAGGCCGTCCCGATCCACAATTATGCGATGGAAAAGCGGCTCGATTGA